The following nucleotide sequence is from Megalops cyprinoides isolate fMegCyp1 chromosome 6, fMegCyp1.pri, whole genome shotgun sequence.
aaaagcttcattattgaaaatgatattttgtttgttttgtcttccaTCTACATTGAAATGATCACACAAAGAGTAATTGCAAATGTACTTCAGTTCAGACAGCATCTGCATTGACTTCCTGGAAGGGTGCGACCAAGTCTGCcagtcatgcacacacgctTTCAACAACATTATAATGTTGTTATACTCATTGGCTTTCAGTAAAGCAAGCATACAAGCAGGCAAGTGAGTGGTTTGGGATACAGCCAATAATTTCCCTTCATATTCATCTAACAACATTCATAAAATACCCTCCCACAGCAATCTTACTCCCTCTTTCCTTATCCTAAtcgctcactctctccctctctttattttACACTCTCTTCTgccctcctgcctctctcatcccccaccccaccctatCCCTTGTTCtcttgtctttctgtctgttgaaATGGTGACAGCTGATGTCCAGCACTGAGCTGAACTCTGTGCGCTCAACACTTCACACGGTGGATTAAGACAAGGCCACGTCATTCCGGCATCTGCTGATGCAAACTGACTTTCACCCTCTTTAGGCAGCGCTGTTAAGAGACAGGGACATAAGCACTGTTTTtgaattgctttaaaaaataatcaaagcTGTTCAAATCCCTTGTAATGCTTACATAATACAGCATATAAACCCTCCATGACATTAAGTGTGTGTTTCAAGGTTCCATTGTGTGTGAGCATGGCATACTTGCCTAAGCATCTAATGATGGTCCCTTATAGAAGGCTGTAGCAGCTAAGCCCCTGATGTAGGCATACGATAGATAATTGTTCTCCTAAAATCTCCGTCtgcaaattttctttcttttccagcaCAGCAGGCGAACTTGGGGAGAGCAGTCGCACTGTATcttaaaacacagcagagggTGCTGTGGATTGCCGTGTGTGCCTTCAGCCCGCCGTTCTCCGCGATTTGTGTCATTATATATGCCAGACGCTGCTCTTGTGCCTGTCCGCTCCTGCGTCCGCGGTGCCATCTGCTGTGCGTTCTTCTCCCTTGCGCTCGTCCTtcgctctccccctccttcGGCGGCCCGCGTCAGCTTCAggtccctctgcctctccagtGAGCCGCAAACAGCGGAGGCAGACAACATACCTTGATGTGATAATTGCGTTTTAGATTGTTTTTGCGAGATTAACAAGCGTTTAAATATGGATAGCCCATTAGCGGCCCGTTCCGTCTTCAGTTGAATGCGTCTTATTTGGTGGCTCGGCTTTCTTCCACTTCAGGTGGAATCGTTTCAGTCACAAcggaacaaaacaaaattgccTTGAAAGGAAAAGGTCGCTCTTTGTCatcattaaaattgtttaacGTGAAGTGAGCTAGGTTACCACGTAAACAATTCTCCCACTTCTCAGCGGGAAAGCTTTATGGCAAAACTACACGATTCCCTCGCTTTAATTGCCGTGTTTCAGTGAGTCAATagctgtgtgttacagtgtgtttgtttgcctaAGATTCCCCCCGCTGCAGTTTAGTCACTTCTCTCCTCAGTTTCTGAAATaagtcatttatttcaatttcgATGACGAATTAAATCcaaggctttttaaaatatcatgtCAGGCTGCGAGATTAATTCAGTCCAAATGAACCCAACGCTATGGCATAATATGATTTCCTTCGCTAATTGAATATACGCTGCTGAAACAATGATGGAATGGGATTCCGCTTTGCAGTGCTCACCAATGCTCATACGCGCCAAAATTGGATACATGATTAAAGTCAGGTAATACCAAGAGAGAGGTACACCAAAAAAATGGGCGCCCtgtgcacaaaataaaatttagcaAAAATGAATCATGTGCTGATGGGTAATCCTCACCCTCACTAAAATTAGGAAGCTTGTTTATGatgaaaaacaggttcaggaccTTTATCAATCTACAGGAGAgttctctccttccccctgtTTGTGGCTCTCCAACCACCACTgatcctctctccctgtcagtgtCCCTGCGTGTCTCTTTAATTCAGTTCCGCTatggctgctctctccttctgaTACACTCACTTTGTGAATCAATCTCTCCCTTTGTCCCCACCCCTTGCCTCTGCAGGAAAGTGGGTTTAGTGTGTCTGTAGATTAAAgcgcgcgctctctctctctctgtctctctatcccATTCACATGTTAAATTAATCTTTTTCCCCATGTATCCAGTTGTTTCTTTCAGATGAAACaagtttttctgtctctctctgtcactctcacagTGAATAAATCTcagtctgtcttcctctttcaaATTCACTTTCAAATATGCTTAATATGCTTGATAAGAAATCTTGTGTTGCTAAAGCACTTGCAGGAAAACTAAATGAGATTGTACAAGATGTCGAATGATTAACACGCTACATGCTACAAtaatttttgtttcagaaaaaaaattaaacattgcaaaatagaatttaaatgaaatggcaaacCTCAGTCCCAGAAATCCAGAATAAAGGACGGTACTGATGTTATAGCTTTGTCTTATCAAGCATACACACCCTCAGTGAAATTGTTAAAGGCAGAGACATACTGGTGTCGGTGTTATAGTGTTAGTCTCTTCaccaaaaagatttttttctatttgattACCTCTCTCTAtatctccgtctctctctcacacacacacacacacacacacacacacacacacacacacacacacacacacactgctttaagttcattttccagtgtctctgtgcatctcttTCCCCTACTCAGTCCATGTTGTTTCCCTTTatttcctccttccctctctcagtgccGCCGTTCACAGACCAGCCCAGTGAGCTGAGGGGCTACTCCATCCACACGCGCCTGTCCAAGGGACCGCGGGGCTTCGGCTTCAACATCGTCGGGGGCAGCAGGCCCAGGGAGTTCCTGCAGGTGTACAGTGTCACGCCGGGAGGACCCCCTGCGCTCAACACAGGTactggggaagagggaggggccCCATGGCGAGACAGGAACTTCCAAGATCAGTGTGAGTTTTGGTAACACAAAGGCAGCCTTAGAGCCTTATCCCCCCTGAAAAAGACTATGCTTTCCTTCCTGTTCACCTCAGAGAGTGGTTGATTTTCAACAAAATACCATCACAGATACAGTTAAACATGTTTAACTGGTGCCATTGTTGTTTTCctctgcacatttaaaatgttttctgtttcactattcatacaaaaatgaaatctgttgCAGTATACTGAACGTTCTGCAGCCCAGGAATATATcgtaaatgcatgcaaaatatagtaatgaaaagcagaaatatattgcaatataccaaaatggcaataacttacacattttaaacacattgagctaaaaaatatattctctaaaatatattctcaatatattatttttgtatgggtcCATGTGTCGGTTTCAAGCAGCCTATTTGAATACAATATCACATTTTATGTGTGGCCTGGAATATCTTGACGTCTACTGTCTATAATGCAGAATTAAACTGAATTCTGAATGTGTAGTTTTGATAGTGAAGGGAAGAGTAGCTATTCTGTTCTGCTGATCTGGGTAAAGGGTATGCTGGTGCTGGAATCATTAGTTGCTTATTTAGTAGCCTGCTCCTCAGTCACTGTATTTGGTGGGAAGGTATTCATGGCATTTAAAGAACTGTTCCTAGACCTGTTTCTTTTAGGATGTTTTTCATATCAAGTCCATGTGTAAAAAAGGGCTGCTGTAGAAAGTTCCAGTGGTTAAAGCCATATACTTGTTTGCCATTTACAAATTAGCTCATTGTGCCAAGTATGTGGCTTGAGTCCAAATAACTAAGATTCAGAGAAGAGCGTCACGGATGTTGAGCGATTTATATGTTTGAGACAGTTTTAGCTTACTGGCTAAATTAGACAGAAACAGGATGTACTGGATCACACTGTGATATTTGTCATTATTCagttctgttatttatttaagcGGTGACTTTAATTGTTCCTTTTGGCTGTTTTTCTCACTGGACATAGTGTTCAACATCATGACTGATGTAAAGATATGAGTTTCACTTGATTTATATAGGACTTGCAAACAAGTTAAATGCAAGAATCAAGAAGGGCATGCAGTTTATGTaccagttcatttttttttcacataatggTTGACGTTTGCTGTTGGGGCAGAAATGAACAGCGCTGGGACCATAAGCAAATTGTTACATTGCCTATGGCTCTACTTCCTTTCTCTGtaccacactctctctctctttctctctctgccggATTAGAGCTGTGTGATGGTGAGATCTCTCATAGAGGGAATATCTCAATCTCTCCCTAATCCTGATGGGCCTGTAGGCTTTAATCCAGCTATcagtgcgtgcacacacacacacaaacacacacacacatctacacacacacacacccacacacacacacacacacacacacgcacatctacacacatccacacacacactcacacacacatctacacacatccacacacacacacagacacacacacacagaaacacacatgcacctacGTGCACATCGGCACACACACCCATGGTTGCAAATGAAGAACATCATACAACCCCAACAGTACTGGTGACCAAAGTTTATGTACTGAAATAAATCTCATACGCACCTCCGTCTCTGtccttgttgttttttaagATGCTTAaggtccctctgtctgtctctccagcgGATATCCTTGTGTATATCAACGACACCTGTGTACTGGGGATGTCTCACAAGGAGGTGGTGGAGATGCTGAAGTCCGTCCCAGTGGGCCACAGTGTGGACGTGGTCCTGCGGAGGGGCTACCCCATGCTCTACAACCCGGACGGCTGCCCCAAACAGCCGCACTCCGTATCCATGGACACCCGGGACTCCACGCCCCCCACCACCTCGCAGCCCCAGGCACACAACCCGCAAGGACACAgcgtccagcagcagcagcagcagcagcagcctgcacACCTCGGCCTTAATGGGATCCTGTCCCACCTTGACGCACCGTACCCCGGCATGCAGCCCGGCCCGGGCCTGGACGCCAACGGCAACGCGGCCCCGCTCGCCCCCCATGCCCCGCCCTCGTACCCCCACTCAAACGGGaacgcccctcccccctctgcctccgTCCGCCCGCCCCCCTCGCTGAAGGGCGtccccccaccgccaccccccgAGCGCTCCTCGGCCAGCCAGAGTGAAAGCGAGGCGGTCTCGTCTGCCGGCTCGCACAGGTAAGCCACCGCGCTCGGTCCTGTGATGCCATGCCCTCTGTCTCAGCTAGCGTCAGAGTTTAGCGCTAATCAATATAATGTGGATGCAGCAAAGTCTCTGACCTAGGGGATGTCAGTCATGTCACACTGTGCTTTTGAACACCACAgttttctgtaatgtaatgacatttcCTGTCTTGCTAttcttctctgtcctcttgTGTTGTTTATGCAATTAATTCTCCTCCATTTTCAAGAAGATCGGACTTCGTTATtgccagagcgacttacaaggCCATCAAGGCGAGATACATAAAGTGCATATCGTAAGAGCTGCGAGAACAAGGGCACGGGTACAGAGCGCCACATAACCCATTAGCGATAATGCATCAAGCAGAAAAACACGCTGCCAAGATAAGCATGCAATCAATCTGAAACAAGCGTACGCGTAGTGTTTGGAATGACCGTAAGGAGAACCTTGACTAatctcacagcacagaaagTGCCTAACGCTTTCTAAGCCGGCTCTCACTCTTTCCTCTTATGCCGTCTCAGCTcggtctctgctctctctcccccgctcgCAGGGCGTCCCTGATCcgcaaccacaacaacaactcCCTCCCTGGGCCCCCTCCGCTCCTGCACACCCCCAAGTCCTCGGAGAGCGACCTGTCCACCTCCACGCTGCCCATCTCCAAGCTGCCCCTCCCGCAGCCGGAGGTGGGGACAGCCACGTCCCCCGGGGGGGCGCACGCCCGCCTCATGAAGCCCCAGCCCTCCCTCCTGATGCCCCCGCCCTCCGAGGCCCCGCCCTGCGGCTTCAACGGCTGCCCCGCCAGCGCTGGCGGCAGCAGCCCCGGCAGCATCCCATCGCCCGGGGCCACGGTGGCGGGCGGCAGCGGTGGTGAGCTGGTGCCGGTCGCGCTGGGCCGGAGCGAAGGGGGCGGCGGCATGGGGTTCAGCGTGACGGCGGGGGGTCAGGGGGGCAGGCTGGCGCTGGTGAAGAGGGTGTGGGACAGGCGGCAGTGCCCCTCCCTGCAGGCTGGCGACGCCATCATCAAGATCAACGGGGCCGACGTGCAGAGCCTCAGCTTCGCGCAGGTACTGCCCCTCCCAGAGGCAGGGCCCCCCACTGTCCTTCCCTCTAAACGTGGAAACGTGAAACTCTGATCATGGAGGGCCAGTCTGTATGCAGGGAATTCCCCACCCCATGCTCTATTAACTGATGTACTTGGTTACCTGGCTTAACAGTCCTCTCACATAGTTCACTGGTCCTTTAGAAGTTGTTAAAATTATTGAAAAACGATAAAGATAAAGAAATTTTTCAGCAAAAACCTGTGTACATACTGGGCCACCAGGAATGGGGTTGAACCTGTTTTAAATGATCTCATGCGCAAATAACTCAGGAACAGGAGGTggatgtctgtttttttggggCAGTCCTCCTACCATTCTCTGACAGACCGCAGCCCTGTCTTTGACCACAGGGGGGGTGCACACCAGAGTTTTGGCTAAACTCCAGGGGATGAGTGCAGAGAGTGGTCTGTATATCCCGCCCTCTATGCAGTGGGACCACACTGGCTACATAATAAGGGTGAATATGAAGTCAGGGTAAAAGCAAGGTctgaattcaaaatggcagatgctgtgtgttttgataCAGGGCTCTTACTGAAAAACAGTGGAGTCCACCACAGCTGAAGTTTTCATAAAAGCCAGCGTGGAAGCCCCTTAAGTCCACACTCTGTGTTCACACTTCCAGTCGCAGACCTTACAGAGATGTTGTTCAGGCAGAAttgaaatgacatcatcacattCATTCGGGAAACTGATGGCTACAGTGATTTGTCATGCTGTTGATTATTCTGGTAGCATGTTTTCAGAGATGTGATTGCTGTGACcacctgtatttttaaaaggtgGTGGGGGTATTTACAGTCATAGTGGGTTATGTGATTAGGTGTCTTAGAATTTAACCTCCTTATCTGCATGCAATGGTCCTCTAGGTTCAGAGGGTCCTACAGGAACACACCAAACAAGGAGAAGTGGTCCTACTGGTTTACAGGGGTGGTAAGAATCTGTTTGCTGACTctcattcaaataaaatggaGTTTATCAATTTCTTGGTCCAAAAGTAAGCCTTAGTATAGTATAAACAGAAGCAGAACTGTTGTCCAGTACTACACTTTACACATGTACCAGTTTAAATTCACATTCAGAAACATGTGTTTACCGAAGGTTAGTATATGAACATAGTAAAGGAAGGGTAAAGATAATTGAATGAATCTTGATAATGGTGGATGAAAAAATCTCCATagaggaaattaaattaaatcagtgCGCTAATTGTAGCGTGTTAATAAATCAGTGTAGTCCAGCACGTTAATCAACAGGGTCATGTTATTGCTGCTCATCTTATCTTTAACGAATGCTGCCTATAACAATCTGACTCAAAACCTCTCTTTAAGGGTCCCTATGTTCCCCCATCTCCCCCAACTCCTTGAAACGAAATCCTCCCGCTCTCCTCCGACCCCCTCTACTCTCCCTCACCTCCAACAACCCCTCCCCGCCCTCAGATTCGCTCGCACCACCCCAAACCACGCTgacacccccatccccctcgTTGGACCTCCCCTCCCTGGTCCAGAGCACCAGCTTCCTGGACTCTGTGCCTGTCACCCTCACCCTGGAGCCCAGGGACTGGCTGGGcgtggaggaggggggcacCCTGGCCCTGGCCGACAGGGGCGCGGCCGCCGGCCCAGGACTGGGCGCCAGAGGGCCAGAGGAGGCCAGGAACGCCCTCATGTCCCGGGCCTTCGAGGTGGAGCTGAGGCGGAGGCCGGGGGAGGGGTTTGGATTTGTCATCGCGTCGCAGGACGTGGAGAATGGCCGGGGTGAGTCAGGCTCGCTGTGACCGAGCCGTCTGCGCTGTTCCGCTGTGCTCGAGCCCCCATGTTGTTTGGAGAAGGCTACCGCTAGCCTAGCGGGACAGCACCGGAGTTTAGAAGGAGCCAGGGCCTCTGTGCTTGCTCAAGCACATGAGTGGTCAGTGACCTCGTTCAGTTCGCCGGGGCTTGCATATCTCTGAAGAGGCCTGCTGCACAGAGGCTTGGAGAAACTGCTCCTGTTGTAGCAGCAGCAAGGGAGAGGGCAAATTTTATGGCGGAAGTGTGAAGGTATAAGGCTAAACTCACTGAATAAGCCTAGACAGTCAACTGTCTGCATTTGTGGATTTTCAAGTTGTGGTGTTCCACCTGGCTGCACTGGCTATTCCCAGTTTCACTCACTTCTCTTGGGGTCACAGAGCGTCACGTCAGCTCATGCCCTCTTAcattcatattacatattatacatgcTTACAGTGttattacagaaaaatacatattattcagttgtttaatacattattacattattaattattactacattattacattattaattattaataatgttgtGAGTGAACAAATGTAGGAAGGAAGTCACTTTTTCACATAAGTCTTTTTCATTGATACAGTGCGGTAGTCATAGATTTCCCTATTAGCAGTGATATCTAGACAATTTTCTCTGTGTATGATGAGTGTGGCCTCTGCATATAGTTGTATACTGTATAGGTGTGTAATATAGAATTCTGCTCTTTGTAGACCTCATACTGGAGTCCAGTGGGTGTATACCTGCACAGTTCAGGTGTAGGGCCTACATGACatgtaatgtcttttttgtcaCAACAGGTAATGGGACTGTCTCTGTATTTCGCAAAGCACAATGGTTCATGGCCTGCCTCTGGTCATTAGGACACTTTCTCAAAGCAGTTGTGAGGGGAGAACTGGTGCCATTCTATGTGTGAAATACTCACaaccagggtgcgaaatacggggggtctcGGGGGGGTCAGAGACCCCTTGActgacacttgagaccccctgaaagcctcaatAGCAaaattgctcacgaagtatcCATCGCTAATGAagctagttgcttgtctatgcgatgAAGTGTTGGccagaaaaatcattttgaatttacatcaaatttaatcatagtgaaaatctgcatacagctctgcgtccatctccacacccattactcttgtttgaattactcatgaactaGTCATTGCATAAATATGGAACAcgtatcacaagaaagagcgaaaccagagctttgtaatgacgctagtcacatatttgtacataccaaagtaatcacattatgaagacagatcaaattTCTGgaaagtaatatctttactaatttcttcacccattttcacactcatgcttctcggttgaataagtcacgaagtccctatcgcttcacaacgcatatcaaaataaacagcaggacttaccctttccgatgatactagatgtttctctgtgcgacaaagccTTGTTGAGTAgtccggttttgaaatcacagaaaatttctgcattgtctccaacatatTGCTGACAgtacatcccactttgtatggaaaaataaacacaaaataatgtatttgcttttcattgcaatgattcaaaagttgtggtcgAAAGACGTGCGCAGGtgtttctcccgggaaactcctgtaatttgcatggcaaactttattatgaataatcatcatacacggatccatgaattttgtatgtttttctgacgttacccaagttgccagatcgtctatgacacaatctacacacacaatccacacactacatacaattatttatttacttatgtatttacatcccccccccccgcctaaAAAACCTCccatattttgaaacctaaatgttggcaggtatgggcaggggggaccccccgattgccaccgtGTATTTCGCACACTGCTCACAACTATTGAATCAAAATTGTGTCCAACTCTGAGTGTTTCATGAAAATCTCAACATCTGCAGTtgtatgcatactgtatgtcacaaGATGTGGCTGACCTTAGCAATTTCAGGGATATACCGTGTGCATTGGTAAGCCCCAGACACTATCCAGCTTTCGCACTTTAATGGAGTACGGGAAGTTTCTTGCAGAGATGTTTGCGTGGTGCTGACTGTCTTTATGAAAAGTAATCTGAGCTAACTGTATGCCATTTTACGTTGTGAGCGCCTTCTTTTTCAAGCAGTTGAAATCTGTTGCTCTTCTCATGGTTCTAATGGAGACTTGctacaatttttatgtttttataagCAACACTAGCAGCCCTGGTCTGCTTGACTGTCAGTCTGCTAAGCTAACACTAGGCCAGCACCAGCAAGGCCAAGTCTTGGCTTATTTGCAGCAGATATTTTTCTAAGTTTCAGGTCTGTTCAGTGGCGCTGACAGCCTGTCTTTGGcagagtgtgtgtctttggCAGAGTGCACCCGCTCGTGGCTGCATGGGGCTGTCAGCCGTCGCCACCGCCGGGTATCCACAGGAGTGGCAGCTGCTGCATTTCAGCCCCGTCGGCTGGGTCTGATAACGCAGTCAGTCTTCAGCTCAGCAATgggcctctctcttcctctctctctatctcgcTCTCTGACACTTTTCTAAATCAGTCCGAACTCTCCCTGGGGTCTCGGGAGATTTCCTGGTTGATGGCAGAGGTAATCCTGTGCTTTGTGAAGGGCGCACGTACCAACACAGCTGTCGTTTCTCTGAAGACCATCTCTGTCGCGCTCTGTCATGACCCTTATTGCTAAGCGATCCTGTGCAAGTGCacaagtgcattgtgggtgaaacactgaaattgtACACAGATTGATGCATAGACCTGTGGATGTTATGGAGGAGTATAGGGGTGTTGCCTATTTCATCTATAAaccagagacaaagacagaaagagagagagagacagagagaatgtgtgtgtgtgtgtgtgtgtggatgtgtctgggtggtgtgtatgtgtgtgggtgtatctGTGGCCAGTCATGCCCCTTGAAAATCAATGGAATCGCATATGTAATGGCAAAGAGGATTATTCAGCATGAAGGAAACTAATATAGATGATTAgagtaatgtaatttatcaGTTTCATGCGCATTTCTGCTAAATCCTCTTGTGGTCTCTGTATTGCACAGACAGTACAGTCCTGTTACTGACAGCCCTGTTACTGAGGCTGCAGTATGCAGTATGCGCAGGCCCGTGTGGCGCTGTTTGTGAATCTCTCACGGATTTATGCTCATCACTGTGGACATGCAGAACGTTACCTCCTCTGGGgtcatggggggaaaaaacacaaacacgctTTACAGaaagcatgaataaaaaaacgTCATGCTGTGATGGGTAGAATACAGACTCAGCAGCTGCCACTGTCTCCccggtctgtctgtctctctctctttctctctccgttCTCTctccgttctctctctctctgtttccctggtctgtctgtctctctctctttctctctctgttctctctctctctctgtttccctggtctgtctctctctttctctctccctggtttctctctctctttctctccctctgacctctctctctttctatttcCCTGGTTTTCCTcttgcttctctctccctcctacaGCTCACCTCTGTGTGATTGCCCCCCTCATCCCCATCCTATCCTGGCCATCTTCTTCACTCCTGCTTTCTCcttaattaaaatgctttctctgttgctctgtctcctctcccaccctccATTAAATAGGTCCCTCTCCCTCATTTGCTCCTCCCACACGACATGCATTTCTCtggctcccccctcccctcagctgTCCATCTCCcgcccctctgcctctgtctccgcCCCCACCCTCTGCAGTACAGATTCGGtttagtgtgtgtctgtagattAAAGcgctctctatctctccttctctctcactttctctctcactccctctctctcactctgctctcaCTTGATATCACAGCTTGCCACAGTGAACCCCACTCcctcaggagagagagggagaaagatgtTTCCTTTTTCgctcctttctttccttcagtAGACTCTCATGCATTGGGATTTAAGCAGCTGCAGGTTGGGTCAGTTTGGGCTTTGGGATTGTAACTCGcacgcacactcgcactcacGGAGCCATGCTGGAGCGACTACAGTCTGCGCTGAAAACTGTGAAGGACTCCAAACGTAACTATCTCTCTCTTTACTCCCTTTCTTAGCCGTTTAGCCTTAGATCTTGTGAGTAACAGTTATAGAATACACTGTAGTAGTGTTGTGTCGTGTTCTAGCAAGTTCCTAGCTTGTGCATcactgtttgtgtctgtacatTCATAAAagcgtgtgcatgtttgtgagtgCGGGAGTGACCTATGCATTCAGGTGGGAGGCATAGATGCATGTGGGTAAATTGCACTTATGGTAACATATCTGAACTCATCCCGCTCTGTGTTGTTGAGTATCGCAGAGAAACCGTCAGGACTCTGGATTATACTGCGCTTACAGAAGGGCTTGTATTCTTGGGCACAGGAATGCCTGGCATATTTTCCGATCTGTCACCATAGGTAGCAGCAATGAAAGGTGCCATTATTCccctgatctgggatcaggtTCCTCATCAGGTTCTCAACAGTAACTCCTTCACTCAGAGCCCTTCAGTACTGGTCCAGGCTGCTCAGACCAGTTCGTGAGAAGATAGCTGCCTGTGACTGAGCATCATTTTACTGAGAAATGGGATCA
It contains:
- the LOC118779323 gene encoding membrane-associated guanylate kinase, WW and PDZ domain-containing protein 1 produces the protein MSKAAVKKLHWRSKVQESFVPLGGASGELGVAIGGGADYGEFPFVTAAPGGGATVGDIILEIGGTPVLGMTLGDVRGVLNSCPHPIRIKTVSPGSSLCKDLRLYLSKCFTPGSMDSQLQQVIRENLYLRAVPCTTRQPRDGEISGVDYNFVSIEEFFSLEESGALLESGKFKGNYYGTPRPVHIGPESPPITYQEHRNLLRNFRTRSKSLSNLEKAAEEGENSEEDSGLSGGSVAASSAPPPTLSPSQSRDSSGGDGSALENGGSTSGGRGGLPENWELAFSDSGEPYYIDHNSKTTSWLDPRAQSREVVSKTELPPFTDQPSELRGYSIHTRLSKGPRGFGFNIVGGSRPREFLQVYSVTPGGPPALNTADILVYINDTCVLGMSHKEVVEMLKSVPVGHSVDVVLRRGYPMLYNPDGCPKQPHSVSMDTRDSTPPTTSQPQAHNPQGHSVQQQQQQQQPAHLGLNGILSHLDAPYPGMQPGPGLDANGNAAPLAPHAPPSYPHSNGNAPPPSASVRPPPSLKGVPPPPPPERSSASQSESEAVSSAGSHRASLIRNHNNNSLPGPPPLLHTPKSSESDLSTSTLPISKLPLPQPEVGTATSPGGAHARLMKPQPSLLMPPPSEAPPCGFNGCPASAGGSSPGSIPSPGATVAGGSGGELVPVALGRSEGGGGMGFSVTAGGQGGRLALVKRVWDRRQCPSLQAGDAIIKINGADVQSLSFAQVQRVLQEHTKQGEVVLLVYRGGSLCSPISPNSLKRNPPALLRPPLLSLTSNNPSPPSDSLAPPQTTLTPPSPSLDLPSLVQSTSFLDSVPVTLTLEPRDWLGVEEGGTLALADRGAAAGPGLGARGPEEARNALMSRAFEVELRRRPGEGFGFVIASQDVENGRASSLLPHRFVTVRRGSPAARSGQIRPGDRLEAVEGRSVVALPHRELAQILRRAGNTLRLTIVPRSSTNSSSLSESTDFDPNYRTRKNHRSRPKQDSRYYSVDLERGPTGFGFSLRGGSEYNMGLYVLGLMEGGPASRSHKIQVSDQLVEINGDSTAGMTHSQAVEQIRRGGHRIHLVLKKGNGYVPDYVELSSLSLCMTNSKLGEPCFYVIGRTENMRLVTVPAVSSEQPPPPPHCTPRSRVWLQ